In Leuconostocaceae bacterium ESL0723, the following proteins share a genomic window:
- a CDS encoding NCS2 family permease produces MSAIARYFKFDELKTSFRKETVAGLTTFVAMAYILFLNPTVLGAAGMNAGAVFTATALSAGIATLFMGVVAHYPIAIAPGLGVNAFFAYSVVIGMGIKWQTAMAGVLVAAIIFLVITIFKIREKIIDSIPQNLKLAIAAGIGLFIAFIGLHNAGLVVANKDTMVSLGNLASPTTLLATFGIVVTLILMSRKVPAAIFVGMVLTSIAGLVTGQIHLPKTLLAPAPSLAPTFGVSITHLGDINTLQLVTVVITFLIVTFFDTAGTMIGLAEQAGFIKDNKMPRAGRALMADAVGMTVGAVLGTSPTSAYVESSSGIAVGGRSGFTSVVTGLLFFLALLFSPLLTVVTSQVTAPALVVVGILMAGNLGKIEWQDLTVSAPAFLIVVGMPLTYSISDGIALGFIAYPITMIATGRARKVPILMYILALVFISFLVIMAKG; encoded by the coding sequence ATGTCAGCAATTGCACGCTACTTCAAGTTTGACGAACTCAAAACGTCCTTTCGTAAGGAAACGGTTGCCGGCCTAACCACCTTCGTGGCCATGGCCTACATCCTTTTCTTGAATCCAACGGTCCTGGGCGCAGCCGGCATGAACGCCGGGGCGGTCTTCACCGCCACCGCCCTGTCAGCCGGGATTGCCACCCTCTTCATGGGGGTGGTGGCCCACTACCCAATTGCCATTGCACCCGGGCTTGGGGTTAACGCCTTCTTCGCCTACTCGGTTGTAATCGGCATGGGCATTAAGTGGCAAACGGCCATGGCCGGCGTCCTGGTCGCCGCTATTATTTTCCTGGTAATCACTATTTTTAAGATCCGGGAAAAAATCATTGATAGCATTCCCCAGAACTTAAAACTGGCGATTGCGGCCGGCATCGGTCTCTTCATCGCCTTCATTGGGCTACACAATGCTGGCCTGGTGGTGGCCAACAAGGACACCATGGTTAGCCTGGGTAACCTGGCCAGCCCTACCACCCTGCTGGCAACCTTTGGGATTGTGGTCACTTTGATTTTGATGAGTCGCAAGGTCCCAGCTGCCATCTTTGTCGGCATGGTGCTAACCAGCATTGCTGGTTTGGTAACTGGTCAGATTCACCTGCCTAAGACCTTACTGGCGCCAGCGCCTTCTTTGGCCCCAACCTTTGGGGTCAGCATCACTCACCTGGGTGACATTAACACCCTCCAGTTAGTGACGGTTGTCATTACCTTCTTAATCGTGACCTTCTTTGATACCGCGGGAACGATGATTGGCCTGGCCGAACAGGCTGGCTTCATCAAGGACAACAAGATGCCCCGGGCCGGTCGGGCCCTGATGGCTGATGCCGTCGGAATGACCGTCGGTGCCGTCTTGGGAACCTCCCCTACTTCCGCCTACGTCGAGTCTTCTTCAGGAATTGCGGTTGGTGGTCGTTCCGGCTTTACCAGCGTGGTAACCGGTCTGCTCTTCTTCTTAGCTCTCCTGTTTTCACCACTCTTGACGGTGGTGACTTCGCAGGTGACCGCCCCGGCCCTGGTAGTGGTCGGCATCCTGATGGCTGGTAACTTGGGTAAGATTGAGTGGCAGGACCTGACCGTCTCAGCCCCAGCCTTCCTAATTGTGGTTGGCATGCCCCTGACTTACTCCATCTCGGACGGGATTGCCCTGGGCTTCATTGCCTACCCAATCACCATGATTGCCACTGGTCGGGCTCGTAAAGTCCCAATCCTAATGTATATTCTGGC
- the pepA gene encoding glutamyl aminopeptidase, with amino-acid sequence MDSQTWARIKKYTELQGTSGQEDRVRAAFKADLTPLVDEVTQNGLGGVFGIKNGQSAGPRVMFAAHMDEVGFVVTEILPTGNFRVTGLGGWNPTAVSAQRFTLFTNQGEYPVVSGSISPHLLRGQAGGPATPTIAGMVFDAGFRDQAEAQAFGVRVGDFIVPKTETTLLANQNRVASKAWDNRFGLVTILQALDELQGQSTPNTLIMGANVQEEVGLRGAPAAVNQLQPDIFFAVDSSAADDNLAKAGHQGHLDEGTLIRVYDPTVVTPPRLKDFLLTMADDNGIPYQYFVSKGGTDAAAAQSQLAGIPSVALGVASRYIHTHETVWSIPDFEAAQALLVAVAKNLDQSTYETILGA; translated from the coding sequence ATGGATAGTCAAACTTGGGCAAGAATCAAAAAATACACAGAATTACAGGGTACCTCTGGTCAAGAGGACCGAGTGCGGGCCGCCTTCAAGGCTGATTTGACGCCCCTCGTAGATGAAGTTACGCAAAATGGGTTGGGTGGTGTCTTTGGTATCAAGAATGGTCAAAGCGCTGGTCCCCGGGTCATGTTTGCCGCCCACATGGATGAAGTTGGTTTCGTGGTGACTGAAATCCTGCCAACTGGTAATTTCCGGGTCACTGGCCTAGGCGGTTGGAATCCCACGGCGGTCAGTGCCCAGCGCTTCACCCTTTTTACTAACCAGGGGGAGTATCCAGTTGTTTCTGGCTCTATTTCACCCCACCTACTCCGCGGGCAGGCCGGCGGTCCGGCTACACCCACGATTGCCGGTATGGTCTTTGATGCTGGTTTCCGTGACCAAGCAGAGGCCCAGGCTTTCGGCGTTCGAGTTGGGGACTTTATCGTGCCAAAAACCGAAACGACCCTACTGGCCAACCAGAACCGGGTCGCTTCCAAGGCCTGGGACAACCGCTTTGGTCTGGTAACCATTTTGCAGGCCTTAGATGAACTTCAGGGACAAAGCACGCCTAACACCCTAATCATGGGTGCCAATGTCCAGGAAGAAGTTGGTTTGCGGGGCGCCCCGGCGGCGGTTAACCAGCTCCAGCCCGACATTTTCTTTGCCGTTGATTCGAGTGCGGCTGATGATAATTTGGCCAAGGCCGGCCACCAGGGCCACCTGGATGAAGGAACGCTGATTCGGGTCTATGATCCAACGGTGGTGACCCCACCTCGTTTGAAGGACTTTTTACTGACTATGGCCGATGATAATGGGATTCCGTACCAGTACTTTGTTTCTAAGGGTGGCACCGATGCGGCTGCTGCACAAAGTCAGTTAGCTGGGATTCCTTCGGTGGCCTTGGGTGTGGCTTCCCGCTACATTCACACCCATGAAACCGTCTGGTCGATTCCTGATTTCGAAGCCGCCCAGGCCTTGCTGGTCGCCGTGGCGAAGAATTTGGACCAGAGCACTTACGAAACCATCCTAGGGGCTTAA
- a CDS encoding FtsW/RodA/SpoVE family cell cycle protein, translating to MKKLQKLDYWIAVPYALLSAVGVVMVFSASQNVDSNSVVSFLKQAAFVGFGWLLALLAFNFNRRKLRQKNWLNALMVITLVLLVMARLSPAINGAHGWIQLPGMTLQPVELAKFVLILYFADLFARHPWQSGLPLHLQWRRWKPLMSSFVLPAAICIMEAIMPDVGNLFIAVVVIMVIWLGSGVSYRWNIFNLTVVMVVFLFLQNIIRFFHLGASQSYAVRRLTNFVDPWLNIDQSRQLLYSYYAIAHGGLFGVGLGNSLIKPYLPESNTDFIMAVATEELGALMVLGVLIALLVLVGRLIYVGIQQEGQYERLVLFGIASLLLLQAFVNLGGVIGLLPITGVVFPFISGGGSSFIVYSIAIGLALNISAKTKQPLKLNPQDMVARRDYR from the coding sequence TTGAAGAAGCTGCAAAAACTTGATTATTGGATTGCCGTGCCCTACGCACTCTTGAGTGCGGTTGGAGTGGTCATGGTTTTTTCAGCGAGCCAAAACGTTGATAGTAATTCGGTGGTCAGTTTCCTAAAGCAGGCCGCCTTTGTGGGCTTTGGTTGGTTGCTAGCCCTTTTGGCCTTTAACTTTAACCGGCGTAAGCTCCGGCAGAAAAACTGGCTCAACGCCCTGATGGTGATTACCCTGGTCCTGCTGGTAATGGCGCGGCTATCGCCGGCGATTAACGGGGCCCACGGCTGGATTCAACTGCCAGGGATGACCTTGCAGCCAGTCGAATTAGCCAAGTTCGTCCTGATTTTATACTTTGCGGATTTGTTTGCCCGCCACCCCTGGCAGTCAGGGTTACCGCTGCACTTGCAGTGGCGGCGGTGGAAGCCACTGATGTCCAGCTTTGTCCTACCGGCTGCCATCTGTATTATGGAAGCCATCATGCCCGATGTTGGGAATCTCTTCATTGCGGTGGTCGTGATTATGGTGATTTGGTTAGGGTCTGGCGTCTCTTACCGCTGGAACATCTTTAACTTAACCGTGGTGATGGTGGTCTTTCTCTTTTTGCAAAACATTATCCGCTTCTTCCACCTAGGGGCTAGTCAGTCTTATGCCGTGCGTCGTTTGACCAACTTTGTCGATCCCTGGTTAAATATCGACCAGAGTCGCCAGCTTTTATACAGTTACTATGCGATTGCCCATGGCGGTCTCTTTGGTGTCGGTCTGGGCAATTCCTTGATTAAGCCTTACCTGCCTGAATCAAATACCGACTTTATCATGGCGGTGGCGACTGAAGAACTAGGGGCCTTGATGGTATTAGGTGTCTTAATCGCCCTCCTGGTTTTGGTAGGTCGCTTGATCTATGTCGGTATCCAGCAAGAAGGGCAGTATGAACGCCTGGTCTTATTTGGTATTGCCAGTCTGTTGCTCCTCCAGGCCTTTGTTAACCTGGGTGGCGTGATTGGTCTCTTGCCCATTACCGGCGTGGTCTTTCCCTTTATTTCTGGGGGAGGTTCTTCCTTTATTGTTTATAGTATTGCCATCGGTCTGGCCCTAAATATTTCGGCCAAGACCAAGCAACCGTTGAAACTCAATCCCCAAGACATGGTGGCTAGGAGGGATTACCGATGA
- a CDS encoding YlbG family protein, whose protein sequence is MTFFIQPRRALYVYLKNLKYAHQFKKYGHVTYISQQMNLVAVYVNEDQVQHLVDKFNQMKFVKTVKVSPRPDIDPDLGDQHDDVFFENYDQDQEES, encoded by the coding sequence ATGACTTTTTTCATCCAGCCCCGGCGGGCACTCTATGTTTATTTAAAAAATTTAAAATATGCCCATCAATTTAAAAAATATGGACATGTAACCTACATTTCCCAGCAGATGAACCTGGTTGCGGTCTACGTTAATGAGGACCAGGTCCAGCACTTGGTGGACAAGTTTAATCAGATGAAATTTGTGAAAACCGTCAAGGTTTCGCCCCGGCCCGACATTGATCCGGACCTCGGTGATCAGCACGACGATGTTTTCTTTGAAAATTATGACCAAGATCAAGAGGAGTCCTAG
- the rsmD gene encoding 16S rRNA (guanine(966)-N(2))-methyltransferase RsmD has translation MRVIAGRFGGTRLQAVKGRQTRPTTDKIKEAMFSILMPYLNGGQVLDLYAGTGGLGIEAVSRGMDHATLVDRQRAAVAVIEQNVAKTHHEADFTILALPAKRALAELQSQGQAFDLVLFDPPYAQAKIDQDLADLVARGLLNDGAVIMVETDQEAILPASSEKFKQLQQKHYGITVLTVYQYHQAGGSQS, from the coding sequence ATGCGGGTGATTGCAGGTAGGTTCGGTGGGACCCGGTTACAAGCCGTCAAGGGCCGCCAGACCCGGCCAACGACTGATAAGATAAAAGAAGCCATGTTTAGCATTCTCATGCCCTACCTGAACGGCGGCCAGGTCCTAGACCTGTACGCAGGGACCGGTGGGTTAGGCATTGAAGCGGTTTCGCGGGGAATGGACCATGCCACCTTAGTTGACCGGCAGCGGGCGGCCGTGGCAGTGATTGAGCAAAACGTGGCTAAGACCCATCATGAAGCGGACTTTACCATCCTGGCCCTGCCAGCAAAACGGGCCCTGGCGGAGCTACAGTCTCAGGGCCAGGCCTTTGACCTGGTGCTCTTTGACCCGCCCTATGCCCAGGCTAAAATTGACCAGGATTTAGCTGACCTGGTTGCCCGTGGTCTGTTAAACGATGGCGCGGTAATCATGGTTGAAACCGACCAGGAAGCTATTTTACCGGCTAGTAGTGAAAAATTTAAACAGTTACAGCAAAAACATTACGGCATCACCGTTTTGACGGTTTATCAATACCATCAGGCAGGAGGCAGTCAGTCATGA
- the coaD gene encoding pantetheine-phosphate adenylyltransferase translates to MKIAVFPGSFDPLTNGHLDIIERASKIFDQLIVGIGVNTNKTGLFTPAEKKALIESTVADLPNVSVAIIEGLTVQFMDEVGAQFIVRGLRNAKDFEYERDIAGVNGALSDVETVLLLAKSENQNISSSMVKEIAKMGAENLDAFLPETVVVALQERLQMK, encoded by the coding sequence ATGAAAATTGCAGTTTTCCCGGGGAGTTTTGACCCCCTGACAAACGGCCATCTCGACATTATTGAGCGGGCCAGTAAAATCTTTGATCAGCTGATTGTCGGCATTGGGGTGAATACCAATAAAACCGGCCTTTTCACCCCGGCTGAGAAAAAGGCTCTGATTGAAAGTACGGTGGCCGACCTCCCTAACGTTTCGGTGGCCATCATTGAGGGCCTGACCGTCCAGTTCATGGATGAAGTCGGGGCCCAGTTCATCGTCCGGGGTCTGCGGAATGCCAAGGACTTTGAATATGAGCGTGACATCGCCGGGGTTAATGGTGCCCTGTCCGATGTGGAAACGGTCCTCTTACTGGCTAAGTCTGAGAATCAGAACATTTCCAGTTCGATGGTTAAGGAAATTGCCAAGATGGGGGCCGAGAACCTGGACGCCTTCCTACCCGAAACGGTCGTGGTGGCCTTACAAGAACGTCTGCAGATGAAATAA
- a CDS encoding helix-hairpin-helix domain-containing protein: MQKFWQLWDRYRPWLQRFRWWLLAGGILVAILTLTLIHAVSRPAAPSQVPRLAAEMTSQVSSTKASSSSGKTAGGKQWVDIKGAVARPGLYAFKEGDRVKQGIDLAGGLTPKADTVRLNLAQPLVDGQVVYILSQGEATSPVGGQAGAAANAAGDSGGTSGPVNLNTATSEQLQTLDGVGAKRAEKIIAYRQEHGRFNQASDLCQVDGIGDKFFQKIKDQVTV, translated from the coding sequence ATGCAAAAATTTTGGCAATTATGGGACCGGTATCGGCCTTGGCTGCAACGTTTCCGCTGGTGGCTATTAGCCGGTGGAATCCTAGTGGCAATTTTAACCCTCACCCTGATTCATGCGGTCAGTCGACCAGCAGCCCCCAGTCAGGTGCCCCGTCTAGCAGCTGAAATGACCAGTCAGGTTAGTTCGACTAAGGCATCTAGCAGTAGTGGTAAGACCGCTGGTGGCAAGCAGTGGGTTGATATCAAGGGGGCGGTCGCTCGCCCAGGTCTCTATGCCTTTAAAGAAGGGGACCGGGTCAAGCAGGGAATCGACCTGGCTGGGGGTTTAACGCCCAAGGCTGACACGGTCCGCTTAAATTTAGCCCAACCATTGGTGGATGGCCAGGTGGTTTATATTTTAAGCCAGGGCGAGGCTACCAGCCCAGTGGGTGGCCAGGCGGGGGCGGCCGCTAATGCAGCTGGTGATAGCGGTGGTACGAGTGGGCCGGTCAATTTAAATACGGCCACCAGCGAACAATTACAGACCTTAGATGGTGTCGGTGCCAAGCGGGCGGAGAAGATTATTGCCTACCGGCAAGAGCACGGCCGTTTTAACCAGGCCAGTGATCTTTGCCAGGTGGACGGGATTGGTGATAAATTCTTCCAAAAGATTAAGGACCAGGTTACAGTTTGA
- a CDS encoding DNA internalization-related competence protein ComEC/Rec2, protein MTVGKVPLSRLALLASLLAASLSGVIFRPNPYTYLLLGLAVGLILWQRSGRALGLTLIVVLPFALGFWGQRQAQERLSGQPSQLAQTFAGRIYPDDIQIDGDQFKARGQLDSGERVQIFWKIAHHQQQTALLQNTRTLAFRAQGDLKPVSPPTNFNQFDNQQYLKTQGICRQLTARELQWTGDVGRGWLDHLKVKLRDWHAAGLQNCQHLPKPLSYYTQALLLGDNVPELYQENPGVQQLGLIHLFSVSGFQLNLLIAVVMVICKRLGLWYEVVAAGLMGILPLYFLYSGSPPILVRSLISSEILLLMAIFGRRSDGVLVWSLSLLVSLAVSPQILLTLGGQLSFALTFTLLFTNKIKRWQRDIWLALISLPLILTCQYTWHILQLGANILAIPIFELLVVPLVGIGFIGQDFPGVTLVANKLLHIFASSLDRVAQLPGLLVVGKLPGLILLVMFLVAWLFWVPKRRLRRAAVSLWLLSLSVGWLLVHWPVHGEFTTFDIGQGDAALVRTPFNRSVTLIDTGGLVDFSRTAAWQKPEHPSNPGETVVVNYLHSLGLNRVDNLVLSHRDQDHIGYVPVILTELQVKRLIMPAGMAKQNAYLKKIAPYLGKTQVLEVTNQTKVHNFPLEILHPFVPGEAENQDSIALFGRLGNHNIFTAGDLDQSGELAVATAYPSLKVDILKLGHHGSKISTAPAILDRWQVKIGLISAGRNNRYHHPNDEVIERLKEHRLTVLNTQHNGMLRYIYDCHYGYFEVKIPDEPKTAKRTN, encoded by the coding sequence TTGACGGTTGGGAAGGTACCACTGTCTCGGCTAGCCCTGCTGGCCAGCCTCCTGGCAGCTAGTCTATCCGGTGTGATTTTCCGCCCCAATCCCTACACTTACCTTTTGCTGGGCCTGGCAGTTGGTTTAATCCTCTGGCAGCGCAGTGGCCGGGCCCTCGGGCTGACGTTAATAGTGGTCCTGCCCTTTGCCCTTGGTTTCTGGGGACAAAGGCAGGCCCAGGAACGACTCAGTGGGCAACCTAGTCAACTGGCCCAGACCTTTGCCGGCCGGATTTACCCTGATGACATTCAAATTGACGGTGACCAATTTAAGGCTCGCGGCCAGTTGGACAGTGGGGAACGGGTCCAGATTTTTTGGAAGATTGCCCATCATCAGCAGCAGACTGCCCTATTGCAAAACACCCGGACTCTGGCCTTTAGGGCCCAAGGTGATTTAAAGCCAGTTAGTCCACCGACGAATTTCAACCAGTTTGATAACCAGCAGTATCTCAAAACCCAGGGCATTTGTCGTCAGTTGACTGCCAGAGAATTGCAGTGGACCGGTGATGTAGGTCGGGGATGGTTGGATCACTTAAAGGTGAAGCTACGCGACTGGCACGCGGCCGGCCTTCAGAACTGTCAGCACCTGCCTAAGCCCCTGAGTTATTATACCCAGGCCCTCTTACTCGGGGATAACGTACCTGAGTTATACCAGGAGAATCCAGGCGTGCAGCAGTTGGGCCTTATCCACCTTTTTAGTGTTTCTGGCTTCCAGTTAAACTTGTTAATTGCGGTAGTGATGGTAATTTGTAAGCGATTGGGGCTTTGGTACGAAGTGGTCGCGGCCGGTCTGATGGGGATTCTGCCCCTCTATTTTTTGTATTCTGGCTCACCGCCAATCCTAGTCAGGTCCCTGATTAGTAGCGAAATCTTGCTCCTGATGGCGATTTTTGGCCGGCGCAGTGATGGTGTCCTGGTCTGGTCGCTGAGTCTCTTAGTTAGCCTGGCGGTGTCCCCGCAAATCCTGCTAACGCTGGGCGGCCAGTTGTCCTTTGCCCTGACTTTTACCTTACTCTTTACCAACAAGATCAAACGCTGGCAACGGGATATCTGGTTGGCCCTGATTAGCCTACCGTTGATTTTAACCTGCCAGTACACCTGGCATATTTTGCAATTAGGAGCCAATATCCTGGCCATTCCCATCTTTGAACTGCTGGTGGTGCCCTTGGTTGGGATTGGATTTATAGGCCAGGACTTTCCTGGGGTAACTCTGGTAGCCAATAAACTTCTCCATATCTTTGCTAGTAGTTTAGACCGAGTCGCCCAACTGCCGGGTCTGCTAGTGGTGGGTAAGTTACCAGGTTTGATCTTGTTGGTTATGTTTCTTGTGGCCTGGTTATTTTGGGTACCAAAGCGGCGGCTAAGAAGGGCCGCAGTAAGTTTGTGGCTGCTGAGCCTAAGTGTCGGCTGGCTTTTGGTGCATTGGCCTGTTCACGGAGAATTTACGACCTTTGACATCGGTCAGGGGGATGCGGCCCTGGTGAGAACGCCCTTTAACCGCAGTGTTACCCTGATTGATACCGGCGGCTTAGTTGATTTTTCAAGGACTGCTGCCTGGCAGAAGCCGGAACACCCCAGTAATCCAGGGGAAACGGTGGTGGTGAATTATCTGCACAGTCTAGGACTGAACCGGGTCGATAATCTGGTTCTATCCCACCGGGACCAGGATCACATTGGCTATGTGCCGGTTATTTTAACCGAACTCCAGGTTAAACGGTTGATTATGCCAGCTGGCATGGCCAAACAAAATGCTTACTTGAAAAAAATTGCCCCCTATCTGGGCAAGACTCAGGTGCTAGAAGTGACTAATCAAACCAAGGTCCATAATTTTCCCCTCGAAATCCTGCACCCCTTTGTCCCCGGTGAGGCTGAGAACCAAGATTCGATTGCTCTCTTTGGCCGCCTTGGCAACCATAATATTTTCACGGCCGGGGACTTAGACCAGTCTGGGGAACTGGCAGTGGCCACGGCCTATCCCAGCCTGAAAGTCGATATCTTAAAACTGGGACACCACGGGTCGAAAATAAGCACTGCTCCAGCCATCTTAGACCGGTGGCAGGTTAAAATTGGCCTGATTTCGGCTGGACGCAATAACCGCTACCACCATCCCAATGATGAAGTCATTGAGCGGTTAAAAGAACACCGGTTGACCGTCTTAAATACCCAGCATAATGGTATGCTAAGATATATTTACGATTGTCATTACGGTTACTTTGAGGTGAAAATTCCCGATGAACCTAAAACAGCTAAAAGAACAAATTAA
- the holA gene encoding DNA polymerase III subunit delta encodes MNLKQLKEQINHQALANLYLLSGEELVLLNWARSLFQDSVPEDEQALNFAFLDGQDLDWGAMLNELSTPSFLGDRRVIFIQRPLFLTAAQKPSRQEEDQLLSILEQPVMDNVVVWATGDLKLDKRKKITKAILKSAEKIDLPKLDTAQGQRYIKAQLEQAGFSIDPAALNELTNRTNADYSQMVAQLPKLRAYAQDVHHIDQAAVAGLVPQVLNASAFDLVDAVMAGQIHQALTQYQDLLGQGEAPLRINAVLTGQFRLLLQVAALRGNANIAQTLGVHPYRVKLAERVLGRYALDRLKAGYLGMLDIEIALKSKTSDPSLLFERFLIKLTNQKARV; translated from the coding sequence ATGAACCTAAAACAGCTAAAAGAACAAATTAATCACCAGGCCTTAGCGAATTTATACTTGCTGAGTGGGGAAGAACTGGTGCTGCTAAACTGGGCCCGGTCCCTGTTTCAAGACAGTGTCCCCGAAGATGAGCAGGCTCTGAATTTCGCCTTCCTGGACGGGCAGGACTTAGACTGGGGCGCTATGCTAAACGAACTAAGCACGCCCTCTTTTCTAGGCGACCGGCGGGTGATTTTTATCCAACGCCCCCTGTTTTTAACCGCAGCCCAAAAGCCTAGCCGTCAGGAAGAAGACCAGTTGCTGTCAATCCTGGAACAACCCGTGATGGATAACGTGGTTGTCTGGGCCACTGGTGATTTAAAGTTAGATAAGCGTAAAAAGATTACCAAGGCCATTTTAAAAAGTGCTGAAAAAATTGACCTACCTAAGCTAGATACAGCGCAGGGACAGCGGTATATCAAGGCGCAACTCGAGCAGGCTGGTTTCAGTATAGACCCAGCCGCATTAAACGAGTTAACCAATCGGACCAACGCTGACTACAGTCAGATGGTGGCCCAGTTGCCTAAACTGCGGGCCTATGCCCAGGATGTCCATCACATTGACCAGGCCGCGGTAGCTGGCCTGGTGCCGCAAGTCTTAAATGCCAGCGCCTTTGACCTGGTGGATGCGGTCATGGCTGGTCAGATTCACCAAGCGCTGACCCAGTACCAGGATTTGCTAGGACAAGGGGAGGCGCCCCTTAGGATTAATGCCGTTTTGACTGGGCAATTCCGGCTTTTACTGCAGGTCGCCGCCTTGCGGGGTAATGCCAATATCGCCCAAACTTTGGGGGTGCATCCTTACCGAGTTAAACTGGCCGAGCGGGTCTTAGGCCGTTATGCCTTGGACCGCTTAAAGGCCGGGTACTTGGGCATGTTAGACATTGAAATTGCCTTAAAAAGTAAGACTAGTGATCCCAGCCTTTTGTTTGAACGTTTTTTAATTAAATTAACCAATCAAAAAGCACGGGTTTAA
- a CDS encoding Dyp-type peroxidase codes for MSINPSKAQDVWKDVGESVQFTVLKFKDLPRQELHDAMVAFADRSQAIIRSMRIRDTDLAAATGLKVAFGFSNHAWDILFPNTPKPKELETFKGVKGPEYGMPGTEGDLFFHIRDADHAAVYETQAQFMRFLKDYTEVVDSTQGFRYFEGRAIIGFIDGTEAPAVEDAADYALIGDEDPDYENGSYAFPQKWRHNMDVWNHMKTEVQEKAVGREKFTDLELEDEDKFENAHNVASQYEEDGEEKKIVRMNVPYSDPATGVTGTYFIGYSRHWTVTKGMLQNMVDQSDFLLTFSRILNGQLYFIPSRDTLAQIADDEFK; via the coding sequence ATGTCAATTAATCCTAGTAAAGCCCAAGATGTTTGGAAGGACGTGGGTGAGAGCGTCCAATTTACAGTTTTAAAGTTTAAAGATTTGCCCCGTCAGGAACTTCACGATGCCATGGTGGCCTTTGCCGACCGTTCCCAGGCCATCATTCGTTCGATGCGAATCCGCGATACGGATTTAGCAGCAGCTACCGGCCTGAAGGTTGCCTTTGGCTTCAGTAACCATGCCTGGGACATCCTTTTCCCAAACACCCCTAAGCCTAAGGAATTAGAAACTTTCAAGGGCGTTAAGGGCCCTGAATATGGGATGCCCGGCACCGAAGGTGACCTTTTCTTCCACATCCGGGATGCCGACCATGCCGCCGTTTATGAAACCCAGGCCCAGTTCATGCGTTTTTTGAAGGACTACACTGAGGTAGTCGATTCCACTCAGGGATTCCGCTACTTCGAAGGCCGGGCCATCATCGGCTTTATCGATGGTACTGAGGCCCCAGCCGTGGAAGATGCGGCCGACTACGCCCTGATTGGTGATGAAGATCCCGATTACGAAAACGGTTCTTACGCCTTCCCACAAAAGTGGCGCCACAACATGGACGTGTGGAACCACATGAAGACCGAGGTTCAGGAAAAGGCGGTTGGCCGTGAAAAATTCACTGACCTGGAACTGGAGGACGAAGACAAGTTCGAAAACGCCCACAACGTTGCCTCCCAGTACGAGGAAGACGGCGAAGAAAAGAAAATTGTGCGGATGAACGTCCCTTACTCTGATCCCGCTACCGGCGTCACCGGAACTTACTTCATTGGTTACTCCCGTCACTGGACGGTTACCAAGGGCATGTTACAAAACATGGTGGACCAATCGGACTTCCTGTTAACCTTCTCCCGGATTCTAAACGGGCAACTCTACTTCATTCCATCCCGGGATACCCTGGCACAGATTGCAGACGATGAATTCAAATAA